TTTTTCGTGTCCCTCCGGCAAGCGTGCTGAGGCCATTTTCCCCGCGATTTTTCGGACTGCCGTGGCGCCAGCCTGAGCCGCGCGGCCCGGTTGGGCGCGGACATCGGGGCGGCCCGAGCCAGAGCGGTGGAGTTGCTTCGGCGCTACGCGGCCGCCGCGACGGACTGACGGTAGTTCCATGGGAGCCACTCGGCGGGATGAGCTGCGACGTCTTTCGGGTGCGCCATCAGCGCGCGCAGGTAGTCGAATGGGCTTTCGCCGCATAGCTCGGCCGTGTGGATGAGGCTCATGAAGACGTCCCCGACGTGAGCGCCGCGCTCGGTGCGATAAAAGAGCGAGTTCTTGCGATGCATGATCGCCTTCTTCAGAGCGCGCTCGCAGATGTTGTTGTCGAGCGGCGCACCGGGGACGCGCAAGAACTGAGTGAGCGCGTGCCAGTGCTTGCGCATGTACTCGATGGCTTCGCCGAGGCCCGAGTTGGGCTCGACGAGCTTTTCCTCGAGCTGCGCACCGAGCCACTCCTCGAGCTCGGCCATGATCGGCCCGCTTTGCTGCTGGTGCCACTCGAGCCGTGCTTGCGGCGACATCTTCTCTTCGCGGGCGATCGCATCGTTGCGGTAGACGTCACGCAGTTGCTCGAGGACGTGCCGGCACTGGTCCGGGAAGTTGGCGAAGACGTCGACATAGCGCCGCCGAGAATGCGAGAGGCAGTTGGCCAGGATCGTCGCGAAGTCATCAGGCAAGTTGCGCGAGATACCATCACACATCTGGACCGGCGGGCTGAGGCCCGAGGCACGGTGACCGAGGACGGAGCGGAGATTCTCGCCAGCGTGTCGATGTCCGGTGAAGAACACCGCGATGCGCTGACCGCCGGCAAGCGCCACGATGCCCGTCGTGAAGATGCCCGTGCGCTCCGACGAGCGCTCGCCGCTCGCCGCGTTTGGGGTCTGGGTCTTGGCGCTTCCGCCCATCAGCGTGAGCACCTTCATGGTCGTGTCGTCGTTGTGCACGACCTCGCCCTGGGCGGCCTGGTGGATCAACTCGTCGTAAGCCGTCTCGGGCCCAGCCAGGTGTCGGCACAGGACGTCCCACTGCGTGGTGGCAGGCAGCGGGACGCCAAGGCCGGCCTGCAGCTGCGCGAACCGATTGAACGGCAGCCCGTAGCCATAGCGAAGCAGCGCGATCATCACGGCGACCGTGACGTCGTACTTGGGCTGCTCGACAACAGCCCCAGGCGTGCTCGGCGCCTGCTCGACTGGCTCCTTGGCCTTGGCCGCACGCGGCTGCTTGCCAGTGCTACCAGCCGCACACGCCGTGAACACCTCGCCGCAGGTGCTGCAGCGAAATCGCTCATACTCGTCCTGCTGGCCTACAACCGGCGCTTGTCCGCGTAGACGGATCAAGGTCAACGGAGCCCGCTTGCCCAGCGTGCCCCGCTCACAGCCTGGACATCGATCCCCTGCGTGCAGCGTCGGGTGTTGAA
This genomic interval from bacterium contains the following:
- a CDS encoding IS66 family transposase, translating into MTRAPAQLAELDLSEAKKIVERAALGDSERKLLLSVIDVLVFVVGALETKRVTIVRLRRMIFGASTEKTGHVCGDEKNNAKEAKALAAGNKPKRKGHGKNPTSRYPGATKNSIQHPTLHAGDRCPGCERGTLGKRAPLTLIRLRGQAPVVGQQDEYERFRCSTCGEVFTACAAGSTGKQPRAAKAKEPVEQAPSTPGAVVEQPKYDVTVAVMIALLRYGYGLPFNRFAQLQAGLGVPLPATTQWDVLCRHLAGPETAYDELIHQAAQGEVVHNDDTTMKVLTLMGGSAKTQTPNAASGERSSERTGIFTTGIVALAGGQRIAVFFTGHRHAGENLRSVLGHRASGLSPPVQMCDGISRNLPDDFATILANCLSHSRRRYVDVFANFPDQCRHVLEQLRDVYRNDAIAREEKMSPQARLEWHQQQSGPIMAELEEWLGAQLEEKLVEPNSGLGEAIEYMRKHWHALTQFLRVPGAPLDNNICERALKKAIMHRKNSLFYRTERGAHVGDVFMSLIHTAELCGESPFDYLRALMAHPKDVAAHPAEWLPWNYRQSVAAAA